The nucleotide window GCGTACTTCCTCAACTTTATCTCTAGATGGGTCCTGTTTGGGGTGGCGGCGTACAAAACACGGAGGGAGGAGAGCAGAGGTTGGATGCTGATAATGTTTGCTTTCCTCCTGGCCGCCCTCGACCCGGAAAGACTTCTCCTTGAGCCTCTGGGCCTTTCCCTTGTATCTTCGGTGTCCTTTGTGCTGGATATGATAAACACTGCGTTCCAGGGCGTCCTCCTGATACTAGCCGCGGACTATCTTGCCCCTTCAAACCCGTCCCTCAAGAACTCCCTACTCTCCCTTGGGGTGGGGGTGCTGGCGTACCTCTGGATAGTTATTACCAACGTGAGCACCGTGGAGGTAAGCTTCTTCCTGAAGAGCTTCGGACCAATGATGGGTTACGCTGCGGGTTATATCTACATGGGTCTTCTGCTCTACAGGTATGTAATCACCAGGAGGCCAGGACAAATTCTCTTCCCCGCAGGAATGATCCTCTTGGGTTTCCTGAACGCCACGTACCCGGTAACTGCCACGTGGCAATGGTTCATTCCCTACGGGTTCTGGCTGGGCACCATATTCAGGATTATGATGGCCATCGGCGCACTGAGCTTCGTCCTCTGGCCGTTTGTTTCCCCTGACTCGGACGACGGTCATGAAGTCCCAGGAGGGGCTTTTATGTATCCCAGCCGGTCCGCGGCGATGAGGGCTCTGGGAGATTTTGAGAAAATACCCAGTATGGTCCTAATAACCCGAAGAGACGTTAATTCGCTCGAAGACGGGTTGCACCCGAATGCCATCGTGTTTTGGATGACGAGAGTGGCTGAAGGGGAGCTTTCGGATTCACCCAGGGTGTACGCCATAAGCCCGACTAAGATAGATATCCTGACCGATTTTATAGCCGGGGCCCTGGATAGGGGGTATGCTGTGGTTGTCGTAGAGGCTGTGGAATACCTGATTGTTGAGAATGGGTTCGAGAGTGCGTTCAAATTCCTTTTGAACATAAAGGACAGAGTGCTGCTCCGGGGAGGCACTATGGCACTTATCGTTGACCCTGCATCACTGGAGAAGCAGCAGTTGAAAACTCTCGAAAGAGAATTTAAAATGGAGTGAAATCACTCCAGTCCCAATTTTTCTATGAACCTCTTGTAGTACCGGGTGTCGTGCTCCAGCTCGGCCTTCTGGAGCAGCTGCCGCTCGATGGCCCGCAGGGCGTCGTGGACTGCCTGTATTGCACCCCACGTTTCTCCCGTAGCCACGAAGACCCCTCTGTCGGTGACGACACGCATCCTTGCCTGGTACAGGTGCACGCCGCGGAACTTCTCGTTGAAGCGCCTTATGTAGAGGTAGATTATGCCCTCTTGGCCCAGTAGATCCTCGTAGCCATCGACGAAGCGCCTGACATCCTCTATGATGCGTTCCCTTGTGAAGTCGCTGAGTATCTCGGCGTCGCCTCCAAGCTGGAGGTAGAAGCGGACCTCCTTCTCCACCATCCTCGATATTGGCAGGAGCAGGTCCTTTACAGTCAGGACACCCGCAACCTTGTTGTTATCATCGACGATGATGAGGCCGTCTATGTCGTTCTCCATCATCGTCGCCACTGCCTCCTTGACCCTGGCCTCCGGCTTTGCCGTTATGACGCCCCTTATCATGACGTCGCGGAGCTGCATGCTGAATGGGGGAATCTTCTCACCCGCCACCTCGCCGTACTGGGACTTGAAGCGGGGTTTGATGAACCTTATGATGAGGTCGTGGAGGGTTACGAGCCCCTCGAGCTTTCCGGCTTCGTTTACTATCGGGATCCTCGATATCGCGTGGTCGCGCATGGTTGCCAGGGCCTTGGCAACGGTGTCGTCCGGTTTCAGGGTTATAACGTCCTTGGTCATGAACTCCTCCGTCTTCTTCTTTCCGAACTCTCCCTCGGCGACCCTCTTGAGAAGCTCTATGTCGCTTATAACTCCAATGATTTCAGCCTTGCTCTCCCCAACCGGGAGGGAACGGAGGTCAACCTCCATCATGAGCTTGGCAGCCTTGCTAAGGTCCTCATCCGGCTTGATGACCGGTGCGGTTTTGTACACGTCCCTAACCTTGGCCTTGGTTGGGTCCCACTTGAGGTGGGAGCGTATAATAAGGTCCTGCGTCAGAACTCCTTTGTACAGGTTTCCGTCGAAGACCAGAATAAGGTCGGGGTCTTCCTTCTCAAAAATTCCGATCGCCTCAGAAAGCGGGGCGGCGATGTCGATTTTCTGGAACCTGTCGGTCATAACTTCCTGCACAAGAATACCGACCATGCTGTCACCTCCTTCGTAATATACTAGGGCACCGGTCAATTTAAACCTTTTCAACAGAGTTTTAGTAACTTTTTGTTAATAAATTTTTCGCGGAAAGATTTATAAAACTCCACCATGAACTCTCAACCGCGCCGGGGTAGCCTAGCCTGGGAAGGCGCTGGACTCGAGATCCAGTGGGCTCTGCCCACCAGGGTTCAAATCCCTGCCCCGGCGCCACCAAACTTTGCCTGCGCAAAGTTTGATCAAAGTTCGCATCTCCTTCCAAACTGCCGAGCCCTTTGGGGGTTTGCTCTTCATAATTCCCCTACTTTTTGTTGTCTCCCTGTTGATATAACGCCCTCTGGGCGTTAAGATATGTGGGAGACTTATTTCCACATGGCCTTTGAATCAAACCCCCGCCAACCAGCCCTTTGAAGGAGATGCAACTCTCCTCGCCCGTGTTTCATGGAATTTTACTTTTGCTCAAGCTTTTTCTAAAAGCTTGCTCAGGTCGTTATATACGCCCCGTCCTTCTCCACGATGACCGTATGCTCGAACTGGGCTACAATACCGCCCCTGACCTCACGCAGTATCGGGTAGCTGTAAACGGCCCCGACCCTGTCAAGCTGGGCGAGGGCGAGCTTGAGCTGTCCCTCCGGCATGAAGTCCTGCAGCCAGCGGTAGGCGAAGGGCAGGGTGCTGTATTCCCTCTTGATGTGCATGAGGAGCCTCCTTGCCTGGGCCATTCTGACCGGCCTGTCGCGCACGTACATGAAGATGAGCGCCGGCGGCACCTCTATAACCTGGCCGGCACCGGTGGTCGCGAAGGGCTCTATCGCTATGACGTCTCCCTCCTTGAGCTCGTAGCTATCTGTGGGGCGGTATATGTTGGGTATGCTGATGCCGGCGTGGAGTTTGTAGCGCTCTATCTTGTGACCGCTTAGATTGACTATCGGGTTGAATCCCTTCCCGCGTATGGTGTCCTCTATGGCCTTCCCCAGCTCGTTTATCCTGGTACCTGCCCTGATCGTGGAGATGGCGTTCTCGAGGGCCTCCCTGGCAGCTTCCATCAGCTCGTCCTCTTCCATCCCGACGCGGTATGTGACGGCGGTGTCGGCTATGTAGCCGTCGACGTGAACGCCGAGGTCGAGCTTGAGGTAGTCACCCTCCCTGAGGACGGTTTCGTCGCCCCTGTACGGCGTGTAGTGGGCCGCAATCTCGTTTATCGAAAGGTTGCACGGGAAGGCGGGTTTTCCGCCAAGCTCAACTATGCGCCTTTCAACGAACTCGGCGATGTCATAGAGCTTTGCTCCCGGCTTTATGAGTTCGACCACTTCCTTCTTAACCTGTCGGGCTATCTCGCCGGCCTTTATCAGTGCCTCCCTTTCTTCCACTTTTTATCACCATAACTGAGGGGAGCACGTGCCCCTTAAACCTTTCCACGGGAAAACCTTTTATTTGGTGCGAACCCTACCCCTACGGTGGGCCTATGCTGGAACTCGGCAAGCACATCAACATCTCGGACGATCTGTTCGTGGTGAAGAACCTCATCGGCTCAATCCTTCAGGGCGTGGGCATCGCCTACCTCATCCCGGTGCTGCTGGCCTGGTTTTATCCGGAGGAGATTAAGTACGTCACCTACTTCGCCCTCCCCGGGGCCGCCAGCGTCCTTTTCGGTGCCTGGCTGGCGAGGCACATGGGTAAAATTGAGGACGTCAATCTGAGACAGGCAATGGTTTCGGCCGCATTCACCTGGCTTTTTGCCTCCGCCATAAGCGTCGTACCATTCATGTTCATAGCAGACATGTCCTTCATTGACTCATACTTCGAGAGCATGAGCGCCTGGACTGGAACCGGCCTCACCATGATGACCAATCTGGAGAGCTATCCCCATATCCTCCTCTTCTGGCGTGCCTGGATGCAGTGGCTCGGGGGAATAGGTATAGTTCTCGTCGCCCTCACCGTCCTCATACGTCCCGGCGTCGCCGCTGCTAGACTCTACCGGGCCGAAGCCAGGAGCGAGAGAATCCTCCCCAACTTGGTCAATACTTCCAAGGTCATCTTCCAGATTTATTTTGTCCTGACCGTTGTGGGCGTCTACCTGTACTACATCAACGGCATGCCGCTCTTCGATGCGGTTACCCACTCCATGACAGGCCTGGGGACGGGTGGTATGAGCACCCACGACCTCAGCATCGGCTACTTCAACAGCACGTCCATCGAGGCGGTTACGATATTCCTGATGATAATGGGTGCCGTCAACTTCACGGTTCATTATAAGATGTTCGTCGGCAAGCACCTGAAGCCCTTCTTTGAGGACATCCAGGTCAGGTACATGTTCATTTTCCTCGTCCCCGCTGTGGCGATAACTGCCTACAGCCTCATCCAGGTGGGCGACAACGTGGGCGATTCCCTCCGCCAGGCGGTTTTTCACTCCGTCTCTGCAATAACGTGCACGGGCTTTGGCATAGCGGATCTCAGCAGGTACCCTGAGCTCGGCAAGTTCATAATCGGAATCCTCATGGTCATAGGTGGTGGTGCTGGAAGCACTGCTGGAGGTATAAAGCTCATCCGAGTCACGCTGATGTACGAGAGCCTCAAATGGACGATTCAACAGGCCATACTCCCCAGGGGAGCCATTATAAAGCGCAAGGTCGGCAGCTATCTGTTCACAGAGGAAGATATTCAGGAGGTCATGAGCTTCACGATAACCTACATCGCCCTGCTCCTCTTCGGAACCGTTTACACGATGCTCCGCATGGGAACCAGCCTCGTGGATTCCTTCTTTGAGGTGGCCTCAGCCCAGGGCAACGTCGGGCTGAGCGTGGGGATAACCTCAACGTACATGCCCGTCGATATGAAGGTGCTCCTCATCCTCCACATGTGGATAGGAAGGCTCGAGATATTCTCCACCCTGGTGTTCATCATAAGCACGTTCTTCCTCGTTCCGAGGGTGGTGAGGGGCAGATGAACGTAATCCGTGTTGAGGACCTCCGCTTCAAATACCGTCGGGCGGAGAGGTATTCCCTGAAGGACATCAGCTTCACGGTAAAGCGGGGAGAGCTCCTCGGGATAATCGGCCCAAGCGGGAGCGGAAAGTCCACCCTCTGCCTCACCCTCAACGGAATAATTCCCAACTCTATAAAGGGGGAGTTCGAGGGCGAGGTGGTTATTACCGACCCAAGGACTGGGGAGGAGTACAACACGAAGGAAACCCCCGTCCCAACTCTTTCCACGATCGTTGGCCTCGTCCTCCAGAACCCCGAGAGCCAGCTCTTCAACATGACCGTGGAGGAGGAGATAGCCTTCGGTCTGGAGAACCTGGGGCTTGAGCGGAATGAGATACTCAGAAGGCTGCGGTGGGCCCTTGAGGTCACCGGCCTGAGGGGTCTTGAAAAGGAGTTCCCGCCGAACCTGAGCGGCGGTCAGCAGCAGAGGCTCGCCATAGCTGCTGTTCTTGCGATGGAACCGTCAATAATAGTTCTCGACGAGCCGACGAGCCAGCTTGACCCCGTGGGAAAGCAGGAGGTTCTGGGCCTTGTGTCGCTTCTCAACAGGGAGCACGGTATAACCGTCGTCCTCGTGGAGCACCATACCGACTACATCCTACGCTACGCCGACAGGGTTATAGTCATGGACCGCGGGGAGATAGTCCTCCAGGGGGCCCCTAAGGAGGTCGCGGAAGAGGCGGATACCCTCAGAAGGCTTGGGGTGAAGCTGCCGCCGGCCCTTGAGGTCTCCCACGAGCTGAAGAAAAGGGGCGTGCTCGGTGAGACGGTCCTCACTCCTGAGGAACTCCTTTCCAGGATAGGACGTCCCTCACGTTGAAGCTCTCCCCCAAAAGACTGTGTTTGAGGTCGTAAAGCTTCAGCATGAGCTCGAACCTCGCGTCGGAGGATTCAACCTTTTCGGCCTCTTCAAAAGCCGCTTCAAGAAGGCGGAGGGCCTTTTCCCGGTCCCGCTCTCCCTCAACGGACGCCATGTAGTAGAGTGCCATAGCCCTCTGGAATGGGTTGGATATGTGCTTAACTATCAACGCCGCTCTCTTTTCGTCACCCGCGAGGTAGAAGCTCTCCGCAAGATTGACCAGAACGACGTCAATGGTTTCCTGATTCTTCGCCATCTTGATGGCGTAGCCTGCCTTCGCCAAAAGCCCTCTCTTCACAAGCCCCATAATGATATCCCGCACTATATCGGCATCGTCCCCTGCGAGGTTTATTGCCGTCTTCAGTGCTAGATCTCCATTGAGCTCGTCGTCTAGCCGGTAAAACAGAACCGCCAGGTCTGAGAGAAGGATGGCACGATAGCGCTTGGTGAACAGGCCGTTCACGGCGGGAATCAGGCTCCGGACCCTCTCCTTTATCCCCCCTATTTCATTGTCTGTGAGGGCACCCCTCCTCTCGGCCTCGTCGAGCGTTTCGACTATGGCGCGTACTATCATCCTGAGGGCGAGGAAGAGGTTGTGTTCCTTTTTAATCTCGGGGAGCCTTGCGATAGCCTCGTCTATCCCGCCCTCATGGAGGTACGCTTCTATCTCCTCCAGAATTTCAAGTTCGGGGCGTTTCTTCTCCCCTCCAAGGGATTTAAAGAACTCATCAAGCTTCCCCATAGTTCACCTCCTTTCAAGCAGGAGCTCGAGGTACGAACGTCTCTCAAAGTGTTTTACCCCAAGGTTTTCGAGTATCTCCTTCAGCCGCTTCACGGTCTCTTCCACAGCATCTTCACTCTCGGCCAGGGCCTCTATCTCTATAAACTTCCCAAGCCTGTCAATCTCGTCCAGTGCTATAACCACTCCCTTGTCCACGTAGTACTTTTCTCTGACTTTTTCAACTGTCATGACCTCCCTGAAGCCCAGGCGAGCCAGTATCTCGGCATGCTTGTCCGGATCGCTGAGCGGGACTTCGATTTCTCTTCGTGTCTTTGAGTTCGAGTCTATTTTTGGTCCTTTGTATGTCAGAAACGCCTCGAAGTGCCCGTTGAAGCGTCTCACCCTTATCCTGAGCGCCTCGTCAGTCTCGGCGAAGTCCCTGCATGGATGCTGGAAGTATGTGTCCTCGTGGTATTCTTTCCGTATCATCTCGAAGTTCTCCCTGACCCTGCTGAAGATTTTATCATCCGCGTATCCTTTAATCTCTATCTCAATCATGAAATCACCCCCAGGTTTTTCTTCAGTTTGAGCTCACAGGACGTGCAGTAGTGCGGCCCCTTCACGTCCGTGTCGAGTATGAAATTGGAGAAGTGCATTACGCACCGCCTGTTCAGACAGTGTCCCAGACCGAAGACGTGGCCGAGCTCGTGCATGGCCTCTTTAACTGCCCTTTCAACCAGCAGATTCACGTTGGTCTTCTCCCCGTAGAACTCGGGCCGAAGGCGGAAGGTTGAGATGACTGCGGCGCCCATCCCAGGGTGGGCGAGTCCGAATATGAAGTTGAGGCCCGTCTCGTAGAGGTCGAGTGGGGTGATGCCAAGAACTGCTCTCGCCCCGGTTCTCGCTCGTATCCTTCCAAGGACCTGTAGGAACGCCCTGCCAATGAACTGGTTCCTGGAGGGAGTGTACGCGTCCAAAAACCGTTCTGTTGGTATCGGATCGGACACCCTGACTGGGAGACCCAGCCGGGAATAGTACTCGTCAACGAACCTCGAGACCGTTTCTACGATTCCGGTGTCCATATCACCCACGGGCACAACGAGTATCACCGGGACCCCTCCAGGAAGGTCAGGACCGTCTCAATGAATTCAAGATACTCTTCCATATCTCTGAACGCCATTTCATCGTTTACCGAATCGTAGTCGTAGATGAGAACCTCCCTGAGCTGGGCCAGGAAAATCGCCTTATCAGCGACGCTTTCGGGAATTGCCCCTTTCTCCGAGAGGCCTTCAACCATCTCCTTGTACGACAGGGCGATAATGTCGTGCTCCCTTGCGAGTTCGGAGAGCCCGTCCAGAACCATCCCGATAGCGAACTCGAGCCTTTTGTACACCCCATCCCGCGCGAGTCCCATGGATTTGAACTCCTCGACGGAGGCGGGCATTCCTTCCCTGATGAGCTTCACGCTTTTTAGAACCTCCTCATATTCCACGCTTCCCACCGGTATATACTATGGTGGTTTGGAGTATAAACTTTTCCCGGGGAATTGGGCCCACAATGAGAAAAAGAGGGTAAAACTCGGTTATATCCCTGGCCGTGCTCACGGTGTGAGGTCCATCTCGCGAAGCTCCTCAAGGAAGCGCCTGGCAAACTCGATGGTCTTGTCGATGTCCCTGAGGTCAGCCGTCTCGACCTGGCTGTGCATGTAGCGTATCGGTATGCTGAGGACGGCCGTTGCAACGCCCTCGCGGTTGATCTGCATTATGTTGGCGTCGGTTCCGGTCGGCCTCGGGCTGGCCTCAACCTGGAGTTCTATGCCGTACTTCTTGGCAACCTCGTCGGCGAAGGCACGAACCTTGGGGTTGATGTTGGGCCCGACGTCCATGACCGGGCCGCCTCCGAGCTTGGGAACTATCTTGCCCTTGTCGCCGACCTGCTTGGCGAAGGTGACGTCCATCGCTATGCCTATCTCCGGGTCTATGGCGTAGCTGGCAACCCTGGCACCCCTCAGGCCGACCTCCTCCTGAACACTCGCGACAAAGTAGATGTCCGCCTCGTGGTTCTCAACTGCCCTGGCGGTCTCTATCATGGCGTAGAGGCAGACGCGGTCGTCAAGGTAGGGCGTAGCAATCCTGTTCTCGTTGAGCTGGACGAAGGCGGGGGCGAACTCACCAACGGTTCCAACGCGGAAGCCCATCTCCTCGGCTTCCTCTTTACTGTCGGCGCCGACATCGACAACGATGGTGTCCCAGTCAGCGGCCTTCTTCCTGTCCTCCGGCTTCTGAAGGTGGGGCGGTATGTGACCCACCACGCCAAAGCGCTCTCCCTTCTCGGTGAAGAACCTTATCCTCTGGGCGACGAGGGTTCTAGGATCAACGCCTCCAACGGGAACGACGTGGAGATAGCCTTCCTTGTCTATGTGGTTGACCATGACGCCTATCTTGTCCATGTGGGCCGCGATCATTATCCTCGGCCCGTTGCCCTTCTTGTGGGCGATAACGTTGCCGAGCTTGTCAACGTATATCTCGTCCACGTGGTCCTTCAGGGCATCAAAAACGACGTCCCTTATTCCAAGGAACTCGTAGCCGGAAACTCCCGGCGCCTCTATAATCCTCCTGAGCAGCTCAATGTCCACCATGGCTTTCGCCTCCTTTAGATTTCCATCTGAATGTGTTCGGCCAGCTTAATAAGGTTTACGAAAGAAAAGGGGTTCAGCCGAGGATGACCTGCAGGTAGGCCTCCTCGCCGGGTTCCAGGCGGTCGATCTCCCAGATTACGCTTCCGTCCTTGATTTTCACCTTCCCCCTAGTTGCCCTTGCTTCGATTGCGTTGACTCCCTTCTCGAACCTGAAGTTGTCAATGCCCCTCAGTCTTGGTGCCTTCACCTTGACGAAGTAGTACCTGTCAAGGGTTTCCTCCTGAACCGTATGCTGGAAAAACGCAAGGTATGACGTTCCCGCGAGCAGGACGCCCGAGACGATCAGTATAAGCGCGAGGGGTCCGTAGTCCCTCGGCGGCTTTGATGGGGTGGTAGTTGTCGTTGGTTGGGGTGTGGTTGTTGGGCTCGGGCTGGACGTCGTGGTCGGCGTGGGCCTCGGCGGTTCGACAGTTTTGGCGCTTGTCGATGCCCCCATGTATGTGCTGCTTTCTGCCTTGAGGATTATTGTACCGTAGCCTGTCCTCCTGAGGTCCACTGCGGCCAATCCCGAGGCGTTGGTGGTGCTGTAGTCCTTGCCGAGGGGGCCCGAAGCTGTTACGGTTATGTTGGGCACCGGTTTTCCCGTAGAATCAACAACCCTCACCAGGAGGGTCTCATTCCTTTGCTCGTAGCTTATGAAGAGCTTCTTGACCTCAACGAATGTTGTGACTATTCTTCCGTCAAGGTTCAGGACGATTCCGTACGTGCCGGGTTCGCTGACGAGGTACGAAACGGTCCCCGACTCGTCCGTCTTGAACGGTATCTCGTTTATTTTAACGGAGATGTCGGGAACACCCCTGCCGCTCTCGTCGTGGACGAATACGTGTATTGCCCCGTTCTCGAAGTAGGCTTTGTAACCGAGGTTTCTCTGGAACACCCTGAAGGTTGCGGTGGTGCTCTTTGATTTTCCTCCAAAATACGCCCACAGCCTCACGGTGTAATCCCCCACAGGGGGCAGGCTGAGGGTAACGTTCCTAACCCACTTCTCCCCGGGGTTTAGGTATATGGTGGTAACGAAGTTCTCGACTGTTTCCCCGTCTCTGGTGATTGTGTAGCCTATCCTGCCGATTATCACTCCATTGGCCTTTGAGTCCATTCTGAGAATGACGCTCACGTTGCTTCCGTAGGGGTATTTCCTTCCCACATCGATTTTCAGGTCGTAGTCCACGAAAGTCTTCACGGTCACGGTCAGGGGGGCCTCGGAGTAAACTGACCCGGCCCTGGCCACGATGGTGAGGTTGTACTTCCCGGGGGCGATGTTCAGTATCTTTATTGAAAGGGTATCCTGGTAAGTTTGGTTCGGTCCGATAGGCTCTCTGATGACCTTGCTCTGGTAGAGGAATCCTTCGGCAGGCCCGGTGATGTAGACGCTGACGTTTTCGAGGGTCTGGTTTCCAAGGTTCTTCAGACTGAACGGGATTATTATGGTGTCCCCGGGAACCCCGGAGAAGTCGTTGTTCAGGGGCACGATTACGAGAGGCGACTGGGCGCTTGTGGGGGGCAGAAACGGAAGCACCGCGGTGAGCAGGAGTATAATCATGATGCCCCTAAGTTTCACGTTCTATCACCCCTTCGAGGGACCTCTGTTTCCCGATTACTTCGTCGAATGTGAGGTAATTCTTTGTTTGGAGGCTCACCTTATAGTTCTTGCCCCCTTTCTCCAGGTTTGCTGGGTAGAAGAACCTCCAGCCGTTGTTGATGAACTTGACCGCTATGACGGCCCTTCCCCCGAACCGCTCGGCAAAGGATGTTAGCTTTCTGTAGTCCTCCTCGCTGAAGTAGAGCCGGTCATCGTGGGTGCTTTTGACCTCTATGCAGAGGTAGAGTTTCCCGTTTCCGGCTATTATATCAACCTTCTTGCTTCCGGCGGAGCGCACCACCGCGAAGCCGGCCTTTTCGAGCATCTTTATGAGTTCCCTCTCCGCGCTCGCTCCCCTTCTGTACCTCATTGCACCCCCTCGAACCATCTTGCCCGGTTAGGTTTATAAGTTATGTCGAGGAGTAAAGCCGGTGATGCTTATGGCGATTTACGAACTCGATGGAAAGAGGCCTAAAATTCACGAGACAGCTTTCGTGGATGAGAGTGCCTCCGTCATAGGAGACGTCGTCCTTGAGGAGAAGAGCAGTGTCTGGCCGAGCGCCGTTTTGAGGGGAGACATAGAGCAGATTTACATCGGCTGCTGCTCCAACGTCCAGGACAACGTCAGCATACACACCTCCCACGGCCAGCCCACGATAATAGGCAAGTACGTCACCATCGGCCACAACGCCGTCGTGCACGGTGCCGAGGTGGGCGACTATACCATCATAGGAATGGGGGCAATAATCCTCGACGGTGCCAAGATAGGCAAGCACGTCGTCATAGGCGCCGGCGCCCTCGTTCCGCCCGGAAAGGAGATACCCGACTACAGTCTCGTCGTCGGTGTTCCAGGAAAGGTCGTCAGGCAGCTCAGCGAAGAGGAGATCGAGTGGACGAAGAAGAACGCCGAGATATACATGGAGCTGGCGGAGAAGCACCTCGGGTCAAGGAAGAAGATCAAGTGATGCCTGATGCTTTCCCGTCTTCTTTCCCACGTTCCCCACATCATTTTCAAGCCCGCCTACGACATGTACGAGGACTACCTCCTAGAGCGGGTTAAGGGAGGCCGCATACCCAACCACGTGGCCATAATAATGGACGGAAACAGGCGCTGGGCCAGGAAGCTCGAGAAGCCGCCATGGTACGGCCACCTCTTTGGCTCCCAAAAGCTCGAGGAGATACTCGAGTGGTGCCGTGAGCTGAATATACGGACGCTCACAGTTTACGCATTCTCCACCGAGAACTTCAAGAGAACGCCCGAGGAAGTGAACGCCCTCATGGGGCTCTTTGAAGAGAAGTTCAAGGAGCTTCTCACAGACGAGAGGGTGCACAAGTACGGCATCCGGGTTAACGTCCTGGGCAGGAAGGAACTCCTGCCAGAGAACGTCAGGAAAGCCGCGGAGGAGGCGGAGAGGGCCACCAGGAAGTACTCCAGCTACACGTTGAACATAGCCCTCGCCTACGGGGGAAGGAGCGAGATAGCCGATGCGGTTAAGGACATCGTGAGGGACGCCCTGGAGGGAAGGATAAAACCGGAGGACGTTGACGAGGAGCTCATAAAGGAGTACCTCTACTACCCGAACATGCCCGACCCCGACATCGTCATAAGAACCGGCGGGGAGGAGAGAATAAGCAACTTCCTCCTGTATCAAATCGCCTACAGCGAGCTTTTCTTCGTCGATGTATATTTCCCGGAGTTCAGAAAGATTGACTTCCTCAGAATAATACGCGAGTATCAAAAGCGCCAGAGGCGCTTTGGGAGGTAGCTTTTCTCCATCGGAACCTTTTCCTCCCTTAATGACCCTTTTTAAAATTTTCCGCTAAAGCTTATTAACGTTGGCTTCGAGTTCTCCACGGTGGTGATTAATGGAGTACGGTGAACTGAGCCCAAGAATAAAGAGGGTCTACGCTCAGGTGAGATACCTGGATGATTATCACTGGAAAATATCCGGCGACAGGATAGTGGGGATCCACAAGAAGAGCAACGTCAGGGTTACAATAGACGTCGCGGACAACAGGGAGCACGCGGAGAAGCTCGCTGAAAACGGAAGCGGTGACGGGATAAGGATAATCGCTATACCGGATAAGAGCGTCTTTTTTGTACACAATGGGGCGTTCATCCTAACCTACCGCTATATAAAGGCGACTCTCGCCGACATCAACGACCACATCGTGTGGAGCGGCTTCAAGGTCGTCGAGGACGGGGAGAACCTTATCCAGGAGGACCTCTACGAGTACCTCGGAGGGGCTCTCATCAACCATATCAAGAACAACATGCTCGCCGGCCAGGACTACGTCTTCTGGCAGTTCTACAGGTGTGAAGAGTGCGGAAAGTACGTCGATGTCGAGAGCCTTGAGAGGCACCTGAAGGGGCACGGCATCAAGCACCACGAGAAGAGCGAGGAGCGCTATGAGGTCTTTGAGATAAACTTCAGGGACGGCAAGGTCTACGACAAGTACGGTAAGGAGGTTCCTGTGAAGGAATTCAGCGAGGAGGCCAGGGACTTCCTTGATGAAATCCTCGCGGGCAGTAGGGTTGCCGGGGAGTAGTCTCTCCTTCCCATTTTTGGGGTGGGAGTCATGGAAATGAACGTTCTCGAAATTTTTAACGAGGATCGCCTCCCCGGTGCCGTTGTTACGGTGATATACGACGCGTATTCCT belongs to Thermococcus camini and includes:
- a CDS encoding ATP-binding cassette domain-containing protein, whose protein sequence is MNVIRVEDLRFKYRRAERYSLKDISFTVKRGELLGIIGPSGSGKSTLCLTLNGIIPNSIKGEFEGEVVITDPRTGEEYNTKETPVPTLSTIVGLVLQNPESQLFNMTVEEEIAFGLENLGLERNEILRRLRWALEVTGLRGLEKEFPPNLSGGQQQRLAIAAVLAMEPSIIVLDEPTSQLDPVGKQEVLGLVSLLNREHGITVVLVEHHTDYILRYADRVIVMDRGEIVLQGAPKEVAEEADTLRRLGVKLPPALEVSHELKKRGVLGETVLTPEELLSRIGRPSR
- a CDS encoding CBS domain-containing protein; protein product: MVGILVQEVMTDRFQKIDIAAPLSEAIGIFEKEDPDLILVFDGNLYKGVLTQDLIIRSHLKWDPTKAKVRDVYKTAPVIKPDEDLSKAAKLMMEVDLRSLPVGESKAEIIGVISDIELLKRVAEGEFGKKKTEEFMTKDVITLKPDDTVAKALATMRDHAISRIPIVNEAGKLEGLVTLHDLIIRFIKPRFKSQYGEVAGEKIPPFSMQLRDVMIRGVITAKPEARVKEAVATMMENDIDGLIIVDDNNKVAGVLTVKDLLLPISRMVEKEVRFYLQLGGDAEILSDFTRERIIEDVRRFVDGYEDLLGQEGIIYLYIRRFNEKFRGVHLYQARMRVVTDRGVFVATGETWGAIQAVHDALRAIERQLLQKAELEHDTRYYKRFIEKLGLE
- the map gene encoding type II methionyl aminopeptidase — translated: MEEREALIKAGEIARQVKKEVVELIKPGAKLYDIAEFVERRIVELGGKPAFPCNLSINEIAAHYTPYRGDETVLREGDYLKLDLGVHVDGYIADTAVTYRVGMEEDELMEAAREALENAISTIRAGTRINELGKAIEDTIRGKGFNPIVNLSGHKIERYKLHAGISIPNIYRPTDSYELKEGDVIAIEPFATTGAGQVIEVPPALIFMYVRDRPVRMAQARRLLMHIKREYSTLPFAYRWLQDFMPEGQLKLALAQLDRVGAVYSYPILREVRGGIVAQFEHTVIVEKDGAYITT
- the cyaB gene encoding class IV adenylate cyclase — encoded protein: MIEIEIKGYADDKIFSRVRENFEMIRKEYHEDTYFQHPCRDFAETDEALRIRVRRFNGHFEAFLTYKGPKIDSNSKTRREIEVPLSDPDKHAEILARLGFREVMTVEKVREKYYVDKGVVIALDEIDRLGKFIEIEALAESEDAVEETVKRLKEILENLGVKHFERRSYLELLLERR
- a CDS encoding TrkH family potassium uptake protein, which codes for MLELGKHINISDDLFVVKNLIGSILQGVGIAYLIPVLLAWFYPEEIKYVTYFALPGAASVLFGAWLARHMGKIEDVNLRQAMVSAAFTWLFASAISVVPFMFIADMSFIDSYFESMSAWTGTGLTMMTNLESYPHILLFWRAWMQWLGGIGIVLVALTVLIRPGVAAARLYRAEARSERILPNLVNTSKVIFQIYFVLTVVGVYLYYINGMPLFDAVTHSMTGLGTGGMSTHDLSIGYFNSTSIEAVTIFLMIMGAVNFTVHYKMFVGKHLKPFFEDIQVRYMFIFLVPAVAITAYSLIQVGDNVGDSLRQAVFHSVSAITCTGFGIADLSRYPELGKFIIGILMVIGGGAGSTAGGIKLIRVTLMYESLKWTIQQAILPRGAIIKRKVGSYLFTEEDIQEVMSFTITYIALLLFGTVYTMLRMGTSLVDSFFEVASAQGNVGLSVGITSTYMPVDMKVLLILHMWIGRLEIFSTLVFIISTFFLVPRVVRGR
- a CDS encoding DUF835 domain-containing protein; its protein translation is MSWAYFLNFISRWVLFGVAAYKTRREESRGWMLIMFAFLLAALDPERLLLEPLGLSLVSSVSFVLDMINTAFQGVLLILAADYLAPSNPSLKNSLLSLGVGVLAYLWIVITNVSTVEVSFFLKSFGPMMGYAAGYIYMGLLLYRYVITRRPGQILFPAGMILLGFLNATYPVTATWQWFIPYGFWLGTIFRIMMAIGALSFVLWPFVSPDSDDGHEVPGGAFMYPSRSAAMRALGDFEKIPSMVLITRRDVNSLEDGLHPNAIVFWMTRVAEGELSDSPRVYAISPTKIDILTDFIAGALDRGYAVVVVEAVEYLIVENGFESAFKFLLNIKDRVLLRGGTMALIVDPASLEKQQLKTLEREFKME